A window of the Cucurbita pepo subsp. pepo cultivar mu-cu-16 chromosome LG01, ASM280686v2, whole genome shotgun sequence genome harbors these coding sequences:
- the LOC111794925 gene encoding probable RNA-binding protein ARP1 isoform X4, giving the protein MFGDTTFTKVFVGGLAWETPKEAMRDHFEKFGDILEAVIITDKLTGRSKGYGFVTFKDAESAKKACEDSAPIINGRRANCNLASLGARRSSRSASATPPQGPQPGSNGGAPRTTSAAAGNHVQWYYPAGTHPTAFHHQPHQAVPFYGYSPSPTTYIATDISYNHQKVGYMNGGPYAQIYPGQAMVGANTLMPMYPVYHYHQSQAMGMPAHIFPPSPTAAVPFAAVPPTSIMSKPASVGPNPEEHGFWSMVKRY; this is encoded by the exons ATGTTTGGGGATACCACTTTCACCAAGGTGTTCGTTGGGGGCTTGGCTTGGGAGACTCCCAAGGAAGCCATGAGAGATCACTTCGAGAAGTTCGGTGACATTCTCGAGGCGGTTATCATCACCGATAAACTCACCGGCAGATCCAAGGGCTACGGATTC GTCACGTTCAAGGACGCAGAATCGGCGAAGAAGGCTTGTGAGGATTCGGCTCCGATCATCAATGGCCGTCGAGCCAACTGTAATCTGGCTTCCCTTGGCGCTCGACGATCCTCTAGGTCGGCTTCGGCTACTCCTCCGCAAGGTCCTCAACCAG GATCAAACGGTGGTGCGCCGAGGACGACGTCAGCGGCTGCGGGAAACCACGTGCAGTGGTACTACCCGGCGGGGACTCATCCGACGGCGTTTCATCATCAGCCTCATCAGGCCGTCCCTTTCTATGG ATACTCCCCAAGCCCCACCACCTACATCGCCACCGATATCAGTTACAACCAT CAGAAGGTGGGGTATATGAACGGCGGGCCTTACGCGCAGATATATCCGGGGCAGGCCATGGTGGGGGCGAACACATTGATGCCGATGTACCCGGTGTATCATTACCATCAATCACAGGCGATGGGGATGCCGGCACACATATTCCCGCCAAGTCCGACGGCGGCTGTGCCATTTGCGGCGGTTCCACCCACTTCCATTATGTCGAAACCCGCATCCGTTGGCCCCAACCCAG AAGAACACGGATTTTGGTCAATGGTCAAACGTTATTAA
- the LOC111794925 gene encoding probable RNA-binding protein ARP1 isoform X5 — protein sequence MFGDTTFTKVFVGGLAWETPKEAMRDHFEKFGDILEAVIITDKLTGRSKGYGFVTFKDAESAKKACEDSAPIINGRRANCNLASLGARRSSRSASATPPQGPQPGSNGGAPRTTSAAAGNHVQWYYPAGTHPTAFHHQPHQAVPFYGYSPSPTTYIATDISYNHKVGYMNGGPYAQIYPGQAMVGANTLMPMYPVYHYHQSQAMGMPAHIFPPSPTAAVPFAAVPPTSIMSKPASVGPNPEEHGFWSMVKRY from the exons ATGTTTGGGGATACCACTTTCACCAAGGTGTTCGTTGGGGGCTTGGCTTGGGAGACTCCCAAGGAAGCCATGAGAGATCACTTCGAGAAGTTCGGTGACATTCTCGAGGCGGTTATCATCACCGATAAACTCACCGGCAGATCCAAGGGCTACGGATTC GTCACGTTCAAGGACGCAGAATCGGCGAAGAAGGCTTGTGAGGATTCGGCTCCGATCATCAATGGCCGTCGAGCCAACTGTAATCTGGCTTCCCTTGGCGCTCGACGATCCTCTAGGTCGGCTTCGGCTACTCCTCCGCAAGGTCCTCAACCAG GATCAAACGGTGGTGCGCCGAGGACGACGTCAGCGGCTGCGGGAAACCACGTGCAGTGGTACTACCCGGCGGGGACTCATCCGACGGCGTTTCATCATCAGCCTCATCAGGCCGTCCCTTTCTATGG ATACTCCCCAAGCCCCACCACCTACATCGCCACCGATATCAGTTACAACCAT AAGGTGGGGTATATGAACGGCGGGCCTTACGCGCAGATATATCCGGGGCAGGCCATGGTGGGGGCGAACACATTGATGCCGATGTACCCGGTGTATCATTACCATCAATCACAGGCGATGGGGATGCCGGCACACATATTCCCGCCAAGTCCGACGGCGGCTGTGCCATTTGCGGCGGTTCCACCCACTTCCATTATGTCGAAACCCGCATCCGTTGGCCCCAACCCAG AAGAACACGGATTTTGGTCAATGGTCAAACGTTATTAA
- the LOC111794925 gene encoding probable RNA-binding protein ARP1 isoform X2, with the protein MFGDTTFTKVFVGGLAWETPKEAMRDHFEKFGDILEAVIITDKLTGRSKGYGFVTFKDAESAKKACEDSAPIINGRRANCNLASLGARRSSRSASATPPQGPQPGSNGGAPRTTSAAAGNHVQWYYPAGTHPTAFHHQPHQAVPFYGYSPSPTTYIATDISYNHQKVGYMNGGPYAQIYPGQAMVGANTLMPMYPVYHYHQSQAMGMPAHIFPPSPTAAVPFAAVPPTSIMSKPASVGPNPVCLVVE; encoded by the exons ATGTTTGGGGATACCACTTTCACCAAGGTGTTCGTTGGGGGCTTGGCTTGGGAGACTCCCAAGGAAGCCATGAGAGATCACTTCGAGAAGTTCGGTGACATTCTCGAGGCGGTTATCATCACCGATAAACTCACCGGCAGATCCAAGGGCTACGGATTC GTCACGTTCAAGGACGCAGAATCGGCGAAGAAGGCTTGTGAGGATTCGGCTCCGATCATCAATGGCCGTCGAGCCAACTGTAATCTGGCTTCCCTTGGCGCTCGACGATCCTCTAGGTCGGCTTCGGCTACTCCTCCGCAAGGTCCTCAACCAG GATCAAACGGTGGTGCGCCGAGGACGACGTCAGCGGCTGCGGGAAACCACGTGCAGTGGTACTACCCGGCGGGGACTCATCCGACGGCGTTTCATCATCAGCCTCATCAGGCCGTCCCTTTCTATGG ATACTCCCCAAGCCCCACCACCTACATCGCCACCGATATCAGTTACAACCAT CAGAAGGTGGGGTATATGAACGGCGGGCCTTACGCGCAGATATATCCGGGGCAGGCCATGGTGGGGGCGAACACATTGATGCCGATGTACCCGGTGTATCATTACCATCAATCACAGGCGATGGGGATGCCGGCACACATATTCCCGCCAAGTCCGACGGCGGCTGTGCCATTTGCGGCGGTTCCACCCACTTCCATTATGTCGAAACCCGCATCCGTTGGCCCCAACCCAG TTTGCTTGGTTGTGGAATAA
- the LOC111794925 gene encoding probable RNA-binding protein ARP1 isoform X1 — protein MFGDTTFTKVFVGGLAWETPKEAMRDHFEKFGDILEAVIITDKLTGRSKGYGFVTFKDAESAKKACEDSAPIINGRRANCNLASLGARRSSRSASATPPQGPQPGSNGGAPRTTSAAAGNHVQWYYPAGTHPTAFHHQPHQAVPFYGYSPSPTTYIATDISYNHQKVGYMNGGPYAQIYPGQAMVGANTLMPMYPVYHYHQSQAMGMPAHIFPPSPTAAVPFAAVPPTSIMSKPASVGPNPGRVGGGGCRE, from the exons ATGTTTGGGGATACCACTTTCACCAAGGTGTTCGTTGGGGGCTTGGCTTGGGAGACTCCCAAGGAAGCCATGAGAGATCACTTCGAGAAGTTCGGTGACATTCTCGAGGCGGTTATCATCACCGATAAACTCACCGGCAGATCCAAGGGCTACGGATTC GTCACGTTCAAGGACGCAGAATCGGCGAAGAAGGCTTGTGAGGATTCGGCTCCGATCATCAATGGCCGTCGAGCCAACTGTAATCTGGCTTCCCTTGGCGCTCGACGATCCTCTAGGTCGGCTTCGGCTACTCCTCCGCAAGGTCCTCAACCAG GATCAAACGGTGGTGCGCCGAGGACGACGTCAGCGGCTGCGGGAAACCACGTGCAGTGGTACTACCCGGCGGGGACTCATCCGACGGCGTTTCATCATCAGCCTCATCAGGCCGTCCCTTTCTATGG ATACTCCCCAAGCCCCACCACCTACATCGCCACCGATATCAGTTACAACCAT CAGAAGGTGGGGTATATGAACGGCGGGCCTTACGCGCAGATATATCCGGGGCAGGCCATGGTGGGGGCGAACACATTGATGCCGATGTACCCGGTGTATCATTACCATCAATCACAGGCGATGGGGATGCCGGCACACATATTCCCGCCAAGTCCGACGGCGGCTGTGCCATTTGCGGCGGTTCCACCCACTTCCATTATGTCGAAACCCGCATCCGTTGGCCCCAACCCAG GTAGAGTTGGGGGAGGAGGATGCAGGGAATga
- the LOC111794925 gene encoding probable RNA-binding protein ARP1 isoform X3 — translation MFGDTTFTKVFVGGLAWETPKEAMRDHFEKFGDILEAVIITDKLTGRSKGYGFVTFKDAESAKKACEDSAPIINGRRANCNLASLGARRSSRSASATPPQGPQPGSNGGAPRTTSAAAGNHVQWYYPAGTHPTAFHHQPHQAVPFYGYSPSPTTYIATDISYNHKVGYMNGGPYAQIYPGQAMVGANTLMPMYPVYHYHQSQAMGMPAHIFPPSPTAAVPFAAVPPTSIMSKPASVGPNPVCLVVE, via the exons ATGTTTGGGGATACCACTTTCACCAAGGTGTTCGTTGGGGGCTTGGCTTGGGAGACTCCCAAGGAAGCCATGAGAGATCACTTCGAGAAGTTCGGTGACATTCTCGAGGCGGTTATCATCACCGATAAACTCACCGGCAGATCCAAGGGCTACGGATTC GTCACGTTCAAGGACGCAGAATCGGCGAAGAAGGCTTGTGAGGATTCGGCTCCGATCATCAATGGCCGTCGAGCCAACTGTAATCTGGCTTCCCTTGGCGCTCGACGATCCTCTAGGTCGGCTTCGGCTACTCCTCCGCAAGGTCCTCAACCAG GATCAAACGGTGGTGCGCCGAGGACGACGTCAGCGGCTGCGGGAAACCACGTGCAGTGGTACTACCCGGCGGGGACTCATCCGACGGCGTTTCATCATCAGCCTCATCAGGCCGTCCCTTTCTATGG ATACTCCCCAAGCCCCACCACCTACATCGCCACCGATATCAGTTACAACCAT AAGGTGGGGTATATGAACGGCGGGCCTTACGCGCAGATATATCCGGGGCAGGCCATGGTGGGGGCGAACACATTGATGCCGATGTACCCGGTGTATCATTACCATCAATCACAGGCGATGGGGATGCCGGCACACATATTCCCGCCAAGTCCGACGGCGGCTGTGCCATTTGCGGCGGTTCCACCCACTTCCATTATGTCGAAACCCGCATCCGTTGGCCCCAACCCAG TTTGCTTGGTTGTGGAATAA